The following proteins come from a genomic window of Edaphobacter sp. 4G125:
- a CDS encoding ferrochelatase — MSRAVLLLAHGTPDVLGEMAEYLSKVTSGRPMPENVVEELKHRYAQIGLGEIPGSEPPPLTKWTLAQGHALDHELGDTSVYVAMRNWHPYIADVVDEMRRDGVTEIRAICLAPQNSRTSVGLYRKALLSAAAGLEVEFLSAWAEHPLLVQAFAERLEPAWRDACAEAGRKVPVLFTAHSVPTRTVMTGPASIEGARPGTPMQDTPDPYPEQAQKTAALVAERLGLTGHDYRFAFQSQGVSGGPWLGPTVEESLKALQQEGHPGVVIQPVGFVCDHVEVLYDIDIAFKELASGMGLKLWRAESLNDSATLTRALEDLATSATVPFEKAGA; from the coding sequence ATGAGTCGGGCTGTGCTGCTGCTGGCTCATGGTACTCCCGATGTGCTGGGAGAGATGGCCGAGTATCTGAGCAAGGTGACGAGCGGCCGGCCCATGCCGGAGAATGTCGTCGAAGAGCTGAAACATCGTTACGCACAGATTGGGCTGGGGGAAATTCCTGGTAGCGAACCACCTCCACTGACGAAGTGGACGCTGGCACAAGGTCATGCGCTGGACCACGAGCTTGGCGATACGTCTGTCTACGTCGCCATGCGGAACTGGCATCCTTATATTGCAGATGTCGTCGACGAGATGCGCAGGGACGGTGTAACCGAGATTCGCGCTATTTGTCTGGCTCCGCAGAACTCCCGCACAAGTGTTGGCCTTTATCGCAAGGCGCTGCTCTCAGCTGCTGCCGGGTTGGAGGTTGAGTTCCTCTCCGCGTGGGCTGAACATCCTCTTCTTGTGCAGGCCTTTGCGGAAAGGCTTGAGCCGGCATGGCGGGACGCCTGCGCCGAGGCGGGACGAAAGGTTCCGGTACTCTTTACGGCGCACAGTGTTCCTACCCGCACCGTGATGACTGGGCCAGCCTCGATCGAGGGAGCCCGCCCTGGAACACCCATGCAAGATACTCCTGATCCTTATCCGGAGCAGGCACAGAAGACAGCAGCGTTAGTTGCGGAGCGGCTTGGGCTGACCGGACACGACTATCGGTTTGCTTTTCAGAGTCAGGGCGTGAGCGGTGGACCATGGCTTGGGCCGACGGTGGAAGAAAGCCTGAAAGCTCTACAACAGGAGGGGCATCCCGGTGTTGTGATCCAGCCGGTCGGCTTCGTCTGCGATCACGTGGAGGTTCTGTACGACATCGACATCGCCTTCAAGGAACTGGCCTCAGGAATGGGGTTGAAGCTTTGGCGTGCCGAGAGCTTGAATGACTCAGCGACGTTGACCAGAGCGCTGGAGGACTTGGCGACCTCAGCGACCGTTCCTTTCGAGAAGGCCGGTGCATGA
- a CDS encoding inorganic diphosphatase, protein MPNYLELPVGENSPEVINAVIEIPLEGINKYEYDKKLHVFRLDRNLYSPVHYPGDYGFIPSTLGDDGDPLDVLVLVDAPSFPGCVMEVRPIGLLEMRDQGVGDEKVLAVGKGNPRYKDVWNFSEIYPHMLKEITHFFAIYKDLEGKRVEVKGWRDAAFARAKVLEAQQRFLDQKANAGSK, encoded by the coding sequence ATGCCGAACTATCTTGAACTCCCCGTAGGCGAAAATTCGCCCGAGGTGATTAACGCTGTAATCGAAATTCCCCTCGAAGGAATCAACAAGTACGAGTACGACAAGAAGCTCCACGTCTTTCGACTGGACCGCAATCTCTACTCCCCCGTGCATTACCCCGGAGATTACGGCTTCATCCCCTCCACCTTGGGCGATGACGGCGACCCGCTGGATGTGCTCGTGCTGGTCGATGCACCCAGCTTCCCCGGCTGCGTCATGGAGGTCCGCCCCATCGGCCTGCTCGAGATGCGTGACCAGGGCGTCGGCGACGAAAAGGTGCTGGCCGTCGGTAAAGGAAATCCACGCTATAAGGACGTCTGGAACTTCTCCGAGATCTACCCCCACATGCTCAAGGAGATCACCCACTTCTTTGCGATCTACAAGGACCTCGAAGGCAAGCGCGTCGAAGTAAAGGGTTGGCGCGATGCTGCTTTCGCCCGTGCTAAGGTCCTTGAGGCCCAGCAGCGTTTCCTCGATCAAAAAGCAAACGCTGGATCGAAGTAA
- a CDS encoding TonB-dependent receptor domain-containing protein translates to MAILKNFMFRMICREHTGRGVQHVFQMSGLLSVLMIAMVLLSGNLIAQTGQGSIAGTVRDSSSAFIPGADVEVLNTATGVKQVTKTNSAGAFSVVSLNPGNYNVTVSKEGFDRAVTNAVTVSAAQATTLNVALQIGASTQTITVNSDAALLSKDTSDVTTTVDHAIVEALPYPERSSLGATLLVPGVNGDPLQPGGIATENPNAYTSYVVPGASISIGGAPPGTASILVDGSDVTQGSYARAGVNLSGRDVQETTVIVTGLSAKYGRTSSGVIVQTSAPGTNAYHGAITWRHTDPYFNAYPLGSSIPNAQHENYYGFYVGGPVWLPKIYDGHDKTFFFVGAEPARMRNQFAFRGTFPTPDELAGHMHNSLTLLNQSVLKSQGYAAALAAPRIGGINYQSTVDANGFPNGPYSQSQIRAIPGDDVSQQLANNPFAKMVLSYFPTPSNPGPYIQFDNSTAASQNDGSNAVYRRGVLNQDNRYSFRIDHQFSNTDQIFGRYTSIPVTANRFFAVDANNPLTIVPTDSARTHDVALGYTHMFSNSVVNVFRYSFMRVNQQRLSPPSAQTQDFAAKYGLTPATFGKGFPSLGNLNANGVGYTMQMGLGTAAIQVDQNFIAGDDVTWTHGRHVFQFGGDIRWIQSNQYDLSGATGGKYTFSGNQTNNGIAGGAPLATFILGTISTFSNTPQQVPGYYRWHYYAGYFQDDWKVLPNLTLNLGVRYEVETPRSEKFNNQAYLKLDVPGTLNGLPTAAAFCFSGACGLPHSMWPTNYYGLEPRIGISYAPTEKSTIRASYAMSRLPLTGYENVPDPNFNVASQTVTYLAGGVSPSAMTNYITNPVGSLTSAFTALNGNRGPILFSTGLAPVYVSQSNAVPYSQTWSLTVQYQPASKTLLQATYQGLKGTHLAGAFNGTNPNNAGNKLLNVPNLGRLITAVQNHENLGGTSPNPYGITQNGVVVTESNLQLLNPYQNFFNQSLPEVFPRFGTSEYHGFYVSVNQRYGSGLSLLANYSWSKVMDNVPDTNTGANSGGFGAAVAQNPLDPSSEWAIASFDQPSRLKAGYVYQLPFGRGQRFDTHVGILNQLIGNISTSGIFTMGSGFPSQVALGTTGYFTSFTPKGTAGCTTTANYCSAAALPASYRLRPNIVPGVPLINKNWKKNAFNPQFTPYLNPAAFTTPGSPNDPALGNAPRTLAGARSPRETMFDAMVSKGFSFTERYKLNVTGTFSNAFNHPVYYGSNGTLQSSIAANNNTGTVTLNGSSNFGQFNSSNTAGMSRIIRVGAEFIF, encoded by the coding sequence ATGGCCATTTTGAAAAATTTCATGTTCCGGATGATCTGTCGGGAACACACAGGTCGGGGTGTACAGCACGTATTCCAAATGTCCGGTTTGCTCAGTGTATTGATGATTGCGATGGTTCTGCTTTCAGGGAATTTAATTGCACAGACAGGACAGGGTTCGATTGCAGGGACTGTACGAGACTCGAGCAGCGCATTTATCCCAGGTGCTGACGTCGAGGTTCTTAATACGGCAACAGGAGTTAAGCAGGTCACAAAGACGAATAGCGCGGGAGCTTTCAGTGTGGTCTCGTTGAATCCTGGGAATTACAACGTAACGGTTTCAAAAGAAGGATTCGATCGTGCTGTTACCAATGCTGTAACTGTTAGCGCGGCACAAGCGACAACATTGAATGTGGCGTTGCAGATTGGCGCATCTACGCAAACGATTACAGTCAATTCAGACGCTGCTCTTCTTTCGAAAGACACGTCAGACGTGACGACGACAGTGGATCATGCCATTGTTGAAGCTTTGCCTTATCCAGAACGAAGTTCTCTTGGAGCGACGCTGTTAGTGCCCGGCGTCAATGGCGACCCGCTGCAGCCAGGAGGTATTGCGACGGAGAATCCAAACGCCTATACAAGCTATGTTGTGCCAGGCGCGAGCATCAGCATTGGTGGCGCGCCTCCAGGAACAGCGTCGATTCTTGTGGATGGATCAGATGTGACGCAGGGAAGTTATGCCAGGGCCGGCGTAAATCTTTCGGGGCGCGATGTGCAGGAGACTACCGTAATTGTGACAGGTCTGTCTGCCAAATATGGTCGCACCAGCAGCGGTGTGATTGTGCAAACCAGCGCTCCGGGAACGAATGCTTACCATGGCGCGATTACGTGGCGTCACACGGATCCGTATTTCAACGCATATCCGCTGGGCTCGAGTATTCCAAATGCACAGCATGAGAATTACTACGGTTTTTATGTCGGTGGCCCTGTGTGGCTTCCCAAGATTTACGATGGGCATGACAAGACTTTCTTTTTTGTGGGTGCGGAGCCGGCGCGCATGAGGAACCAGTTTGCGTTTCGAGGCACCTTCCCGACGCCGGATGAGCTAGCAGGTCACATGCATAATTCGTTGACCCTATTGAATCAGTCCGTGCTAAAGAGCCAAGGCTATGCTGCCGCGCTCGCAGCTCCGAGAATTGGTGGGATCAACTATCAGTCGACTGTGGATGCGAATGGCTTTCCGAACGGCCCTTATAGCCAGTCGCAGATACGGGCCATTCCTGGAGATGACGTCTCTCAACAGTTAGCGAACAATCCTTTCGCGAAGATGGTTCTGTCGTATTTCCCGACACCAAGCAATCCTGGACCGTACATTCAATTTGATAATTCCACAGCGGCTTCGCAGAATGATGGATCTAACGCGGTATACCGGCGAGGTGTTCTGAACCAGGACAATCGCTACTCCTTCCGCATCGATCATCAATTCAGCAACACAGATCAGATTTTTGGCCGATATACATCGATTCCTGTGACTGCGAATCGCTTCTTTGCTGTGGATGCGAATAACCCGCTGACGATTGTGCCGACCGATTCGGCGCGCACGCACGATGTGGCGCTGGGTTATACGCACATGTTTTCGAACTCGGTGGTGAATGTCTTCCGTTATTCGTTTATGCGTGTGAATCAGCAACGGCTTTCTCCACCAAGCGCACAGACGCAGGATTTTGCAGCGAAATACGGTTTGACCCCGGCAACCTTCGGCAAAGGATTTCCCAGCCTGGGGAACCTGAATGCGAATGGTGTGGGGTATACGATGCAGATGGGCCTGGGGACTGCCGCGATCCAGGTGGACCAGAATTTTATTGCCGGCGACGATGTGACCTGGACGCATGGCCGCCACGTCTTCCAATTCGGCGGCGATATCCGCTGGATTCAGTCGAACCAATATGATTTGAGCGGTGCGACGGGCGGCAAGTACACGTTCTCTGGAAATCAAACCAACAATGGAATTGCGGGCGGCGCTCCCCTGGCTACCTTTATCTTGGGTACGATTTCGACCTTCTCAAATACTCCGCAACAGGTGCCGGGATACTATCGGTGGCACTATTACGCGGGCTACTTCCAGGATGACTGGAAGGTGTTGCCGAACCTTACGTTGAACCTTGGCGTGCGATATGAGGTAGAGACTCCGCGTTCGGAGAAGTTCAATAACCAGGCGTATCTGAAGCTGGATGTTCCGGGAACGTTGAATGGGCTGCCGACGGCGGCGGCGTTCTGCTTCTCAGGCGCTTGCGGTTTGCCACATTCGATGTGGCCAACTAATTATTACGGATTGGAGCCACGCATCGGCATCTCGTATGCGCCGACAGAAAAGTCGACGATCCGTGCGTCTTATGCGATGTCGCGCTTGCCACTGACCGGTTACGAGAATGTGCCCGACCCGAACTTCAATGTGGCTTCGCAAACGGTCACCTATCTGGCGGGTGGTGTTTCGCCGAGCGCGATGACTAACTACATCACCAATCCGGTGGGGTCGCTGACCTCGGCTTTCACGGCATTGAATGGAAACCGTGGGCCGATCCTTTTCTCGACGGGGCTGGCTCCTGTGTATGTTTCGCAATCGAATGCGGTGCCGTATTCGCAAACGTGGTCATTGACGGTACAGTATCAGCCGGCATCGAAGACGTTGTTGCAGGCAACGTATCAGGGGTTGAAGGGCACGCACCTGGCTGGGGCGTTCAATGGAACGAACCCTAATAATGCGGGCAATAAGCTGTTGAATGTGCCAAATCTTGGCAGGCTGATTACAGCGGTACAGAACCATGAGAACCTCGGCGGTACAAGTCCGAATCCTTACGGCATCACGCAAAACGGAGTGGTGGTTACGGAGAGCAATCTGCAACTGCTCAACCCGTATCAGAACTTCTTCAATCAGTCGTTGCCCGAAGTCTTTCCGCGGTTTGGAACCTCGGAGTATCACGGCTTTTATGTCAGTGTGAACCAGCGGTATGGCAGCGGTTTGTCGCTGTTGGCGAATTACAGCTGGTCGAAGGTGATGGACAACGTTCCGGATACGAATACCGGGGCGAACTCCGGTGGATTTGGAGCTGCCGTGGCGCAAAACCCGCTTGATCCTTCGAGTGAGTGGGCGATCGCCAGTTTTGATCAACCAAGCCGCTTGAAGGCAGGTTATGTCTACCAGCTTCCGTTCGGCAGGGGGCAGAGGTTCGATACTCATGTTGGGATTCTGAATCAACTGATTGGGAACATCTCAACTTCGGGAATCTTTACGATGGGTTCTGGTTTCCCCAGCCAGGTTGCACTTGGAACGACGGGTTACTTCACGTCGTTTACCCCAAAAGGGACGGCTGGTTGCACAACAACGGCAAACTACTGCAGTGCAGCGGCTCTGCCAGCGAGTTACAGGCTGAGACCTAATATTGTTCCGGGAGTTCCGCTGATCAATAAGAACTGGAAGAAGAACGCGTTCAATCCGCAGTTCACGCCGTATTTGAATCCTGCTGCGTTCACAACGCCGGGGTCGCCAAACGACCCTGCGCTTGGGAATGCTCCGCGTACTCTTGCGGGGGCGAGGAGCCCTCGTGAGACGATGTTTGATGCGATGGTGAGCAAAGGCTTCAGCTTTACCGAGAGGTATAAGTTGAACGTTACGGGAACCTTTAGCAATGCTTTCAATCATCCTGTGTACTACGGATCGAATGGTACTTTGCAAAGCTCGATTGCAGCGAACAACAATACCGGAACGGTTACGCTGAACGGATCATCCAATTTCGGGCAGTTCAACTCCAGCAATACGGCGGGCATGTCGCGCATCATCCGGGTGGGAGCGGAGTTTATCTTCTAG
- a CDS encoding DOMON domain-containing protein — protein sequence MTTGAKMPGYAETFGLTTTEQAIDYAVQQITVKAGNSTMANVLLPNEHVELTYRFTNKTKQRLQAKGAVHLIRYRTSVPPGDIWVPHVFKIAEESSTPIDVDLPASGFQDITVHPEVPESFGGYVLVVDLSGHGRAFASALVRSIKPDAGRVQYPTYALDATWPQYMNEGVLVLFEKLGVKGMRLSASYSPENAPEYAKNMQDLDRYMQWTKKHDVTVMLTLDNGSMVTQPLGRPRPWLTPDGKMLKTKSDMAWLPQYDSDFQNWVQRISTRYGWPNGNLNAVELWNEPWESISISGWGADIPRYQEIFTHMALGVEAARAKVGVKILIGGTCSSSNARDKLFADGSDRYLKWLDFVSVHYQMLAADPAEVPEWVNRKSEYGPVRVWDTESWIANSEDRFAAVIASMRAEGQSRTAGIYGGNVYDSKNVKFGDQTFPIVQAWAPAAAVAATQKFIGQRDFNKLLFQNGLPWIFVFDGLPSKTPQTQTEDGTVVVLGDLKALYDPNRTVFRSIYVAPDAHLAISNRGHFLRAFDFYGNPMPESDTIRIPLNGQGYFLRGDGRPGSFAKLLTALKSANISGYSPVELVAHDMTAPVDQGTSLRLSLTNVLNHPLKGHIQASLSGLTVRSESQGVSIGANETKDVVLQIERGKAVASNIYHLSAEFDAGADGKSSLQEDLHVNQIAHRTIQVDGDLSDWKGVLPQTLPGTGIGANTTEEAWLPFKDFTQGAANGLETAYLAYDDKNFYFAAKIADATPDAGMLRFEKRDDDSYYYPDRVEDSDGKELFWPKGVRHYSYRRHFDVPSGSGEHDNVQIAFNVLEKKPWLPHPPGVMPHFITYWDTDYEYALNPVASEYGGGTEIWRLQSPGMPRKHFFPRQPKSPIDGGPVAGKLVVRREGNTRLVEASIPWSEMPAVYQQIAAGKPIKFTCRINDNKGPAHELATGRSVSITNSITFHDDWKTHWANELEFGVEK from the coding sequence ATGACGACCGGGGCAAAGATGCCGGGGTATGCAGAAACATTTGGTCTTACGACAACCGAACAAGCCATCGACTATGCAGTGCAGCAGATCACTGTAAAAGCAGGGAATAGCACAATGGCAAATGTGTTGCTCCCAAATGAGCATGTTGAGCTGACGTATCGATTTACGAATAAAACAAAGCAGCGCCTTCAAGCTAAAGGCGCTGTGCATCTTATCCGTTATCGCACGAGTGTTCCTCCAGGCGATATTTGGGTGCCTCATGTTTTCAAAATTGCAGAAGAGAGTTCAACTCCGATAGATGTCGACCTGCCAGCATCCGGATTTCAGGACATAACCGTACATCCGGAGGTCCCTGAAAGCTTTGGCGGATATGTATTGGTGGTTGATCTTTCGGGACATGGACGTGCTTTTGCCTCGGCTCTGGTTCGTTCGATCAAACCAGATGCGGGACGTGTGCAGTATCCCACTTATGCGCTCGATGCTACGTGGCCGCAATACATGAATGAAGGGGTGCTTGTTCTTTTCGAGAAGCTCGGAGTGAAAGGGATGCGTTTAAGCGCTTCGTATAGTCCGGAGAATGCTCCCGAATATGCGAAGAACATGCAAGACCTCGACCGTTACATGCAATGGACGAAAAAGCATGATGTCACGGTGATGTTGACGCTTGATAACGGAAGCATGGTGACCCAGCCTCTTGGCAGGCCGAGACCCTGGTTGACCCCCGATGGGAAGATGCTGAAGACCAAGTCCGATATGGCATGGCTTCCGCAATATGATTCCGATTTCCAGAACTGGGTGCAGCGTATCTCAACACGTTATGGTTGGCCGAATGGAAACCTTAATGCGGTGGAGCTATGGAATGAGCCGTGGGAGAGCATCTCTATCTCAGGATGGGGAGCAGACATCCCTCGGTATCAGGAGATCTTCACTCATATGGCACTTGGCGTGGAAGCCGCACGCGCAAAGGTTGGAGTGAAGATTTTGATTGGAGGAACATGCTCATCCTCCAATGCACGAGACAAACTTTTTGCAGATGGTTCTGACCGTTATCTAAAGTGGTTGGATTTTGTCAGCGTCCATTATCAGATGCTTGCTGCCGATCCGGCGGAAGTTCCGGAGTGGGTAAATCGTAAAAGTGAATATGGACCTGTTCGGGTATGGGATACCGAAAGCTGGATTGCGAATTCCGAGGATCGCTTTGCCGCGGTGATTGCTTCTATGCGTGCGGAGGGACAGTCGCGCACAGCTGGTATTTATGGAGGCAATGTATATGACAGCAAGAATGTGAAATTTGGAGATCAGACTTTTCCTATCGTTCAGGCATGGGCTCCTGCAGCAGCAGTTGCAGCGACTCAAAAATTTATTGGGCAACGAGACTTCAACAAGCTGCTCTTCCAGAATGGGCTGCCCTGGATATTCGTATTCGACGGACTGCCTTCAAAGACGCCACAAACACAAACTGAGGATGGGACGGTTGTCGTTCTCGGTGATCTTAAAGCGCTTTATGACCCCAACCGCACAGTCTTTCGTTCTATTTATGTTGCCCCCGATGCACATTTAGCGATTTCGAATCGAGGCCATTTTCTCCGAGCTTTCGATTTTTACGGCAATCCGATGCCCGAAAGCGATACGATTCGCATTCCGCTCAATGGACAGGGATATTTTCTGCGAGGAGATGGCCGACCGGGATCCTTCGCCAAACTATTGACCGCACTAAAGAGCGCTAACATCTCGGGTTATAGTCCGGTAGAGTTGGTAGCTCACGACATGACCGCTCCAGTCGATCAAGGTACCTCTCTGCGCCTTTCGTTGACCAATGTTTTGAACCACCCTCTAAAGGGGCATATCCAAGCGTCATTGAGTGGTTTGACCGTTCGTTCTGAATCTCAAGGAGTCTCCATCGGAGCGAACGAAACGAAGGATGTTGTTCTCCAAATTGAGAGAGGCAAAGCTGTAGCCAGCAATATCTATCATTTATCTGCGGAGTTTGATGCAGGTGCGGACGGCAAATCATCTCTGCAGGAAGATCTGCATGTGAATCAGATCGCTCATCGCACAATTCAGGTCGATGGGGACCTTAGCGACTGGAAGGGAGTGCTCCCCCAGACCCTTCCAGGAACCGGCATTGGCGCGAACACGACTGAAGAGGCCTGGTTGCCGTTCAAGGACTTTACGCAAGGCGCTGCAAATGGGCTTGAGACTGCATACCTGGCCTATGACGATAAGAATTTCTATTTCGCAGCGAAGATTGCTGATGCTACTCCTGATGCCGGAATGCTCCGCTTCGAAAAACGTGATGATGATTCCTACTACTACCCTGACCGCGTAGAAGATTCTGATGGGAAGGAACTCTTCTGGCCCAAAGGTGTTCGGCATTATTCCTATCGCAGGCACTTCGATGTTCCTTCAGGAAGCGGAGAACACGATAATGTTCAGATTGCTTTCAATGTTCTCGAGAAAAAACCGTGGCTGCCGCATCCACCAGGAGTGATGCCGCACTTCATTACATACTGGGACACGGACTATGAATATGCACTCAATCCTGTTGCCAGCGAATATGGCGGCGGTACGGAGATATGGCGACTGCAATCTCCGGGAATGCCACGCAAACACTTTTTTCCACGACAGCCGAAGTCTCCTATCGACGGTGGTCCAGTAGCAGGAAAGCTCGTAGTGCGTCGCGAGGGCAACACGCGGCTGGTGGAAGCTTCAATTCCGTGGAGCGAGATGCCTGCGGTGTATCAACAGATCGCTGCCGGAAAGCCAATCAAATTTACATGCCGGATCAACGACAACAAAGGGCCGGCGCATGAACTGGCGACCGGCCGAAGTGTTTCCATCACAAACTCCATCACGTTTCATGATGACTGGAAGACACATTGGGCGAATGAGCTCGAATTTGGTGTGGAGAAGTAA
- the purS gene encoding phosphoribosylformylglycinamidine synthase subunit PurS, with product MKAHVYVTLKRTVLDAQGQTVADALRRMQYRGVADVRQGKYFVLTLDDGIGRAEAEAEVGRIAREVLTNPVIEECSFRLED from the coding sequence ATGAAGGCTCATGTCTATGTCACGTTGAAACGGACCGTGTTGGATGCCCAAGGGCAGACCGTCGCGGACGCGCTGCGCAGGATGCAGTATCGCGGAGTTGCCGATGTTCGGCAGGGGAAGTACTTTGTGTTGACGCTCGATGACGGAATCGGGCGCGCGGAGGCGGAGGCCGAGGTCGGTCGCATTGCCCGCGAGGTATTAACCAATCCGGTGATCGAGGAGTGCAGCTTTCGCCTGGAGGATTAA
- the hemE gene encoding uroporphyrinogen decarboxylase yields the protein MKDASVEPKSVATRENESTGVSRFVRACLRQPVDRTPVWLLRQAGRYMPEYMAVRKHHSLLEICKTPEIAAEVTITAAERLGVDAAIIFADLLLPFTPMGVDFEFLAGEGPVVHAPIRTLEQVQALRTDRVEDLKYVAHAIEKVARHFSAPRADGDQLGIIGFCGAPFTLASYMIEGGSSRNYIETKRMMYSDRAAWPLLMQKLVDVLVGYAAQQVEAGADVIQIFDSWVGALSVTDYREYCLEPTRELVRRVQALGVPVIYFGVDTASLLPAMRETGADVIGLDWRIPLDQGWKALGYSCAVQGNLDPITLFAPEDVLEARVREVLDAAAGRPGHIFNLGHGIVPGTPVENVIQTVKWVKEYEAR from the coding sequence TTGAAGGATGCATCGGTAGAACCGAAGAGCGTCGCGACCCGTGAGAACGAATCGACTGGCGTGAGCCGGTTTGTCCGGGCGTGTCTGCGGCAGCCGGTTGATCGGACGCCTGTCTGGTTGCTGCGGCAGGCTGGGCGCTACATGCCGGAGTATATGGCGGTGCGGAAGCACCATTCGCTGCTGGAGATTTGTAAGACTCCCGAGATCGCTGCCGAGGTAACGATTACCGCCGCGGAGAGGCTTGGTGTGGATGCGGCGATCATCTTTGCTGATCTTCTGCTGCCCTTTACTCCAATGGGTGTGGATTTCGAGTTTCTCGCTGGTGAAGGTCCGGTGGTACATGCTCCGATACGAACATTGGAGCAGGTGCAGGCGCTGCGTACCGATCGAGTTGAAGATCTGAAATATGTGGCTCACGCCATCGAAAAGGTAGCGCGGCATTTCTCTGCGCCTCGTGCCGATGGCGACCAGCTCGGCATCATCGGATTCTGTGGGGCTCCGTTCACGCTGGCCAGCTACATGATCGAAGGTGGATCGTCGCGCAACTACATCGAGACCAAGCGCATGATGTACAGCGACCGTGCAGCGTGGCCGTTGCTGATGCAGAAGCTGGTGGATGTTCTAGTGGGCTATGCCGCGCAGCAGGTGGAGGCAGGCGCCGATGTCATCCAGATCTTCGATAGCTGGGTTGGCGCATTGAGCGTGACCGACTATCGCGAATACTGTCTTGAGCCCACTAGAGAGCTTGTGCGTCGCGTGCAAGCGCTGGGTGTTCCCGTAATCTACTTTGGCGTGGATACTGCTTCGCTGCTGCCTGCGATGCGCGAGACGGGCGCCGATGTGATCGGCCTGGACTGGCGCATTCCTCTGGATCAGGGATGGAAGGCTTTGGGTTATAGCTGTGCGGTGCAGGGAAACCTCGATCCCATCACGTTGTTCGCGCCTGAAGATGTTCTTGAAGCGCGGGTGCGCGAGGTGCTCGACGCAGCGGCCGGACGACCAGGGCACATCTTCAATCTGGGACACGGCATTGTGCCGGGAACTCCGGTCGAGAATGTGATCCAGACCGTGAAGTGGGTAAAGGAGTACGAAGCGCGATGA